The genomic region ACCGCAGGTTATCATAGAGGCGGAGCTGCACAAAGAAAGCCGCCCTGAGCTTGAGCTGCGCCTTTTGGGCATGCGCCTTGACGAAGCGGAAAAGTGCCTACAGAACCAGCTTGATCTCGCCCTGATGCATAATATGCAGGAATTTTCGATTGTACACGGGAAGGGTAACGGGATACTGCAAACAATGGTACAAGAAAAACTTGCCTCAACTCCGTACGTTGCGGAGTTTTTCTTTGCCCGCCCCGAACACGGCGGCACCGGCAAAACTGTTGTACACTTGAGGTAGTTATTTTTCCTTTTTACCCTTGCCAAGAGCAGCAATCCATTCTTCTTTGCGGGCGGGGCGCATGATACGGATACCCTCCATTGAGGTTCGAATTGCTTCCGAAAAAGCTCCTTTTGCAGATTTATCGATAATACGTACGATGGGGAAACGGGGATCCTCCGAATTATTGTCGATCACCTGCGCAACAGTATTATTTGAGAGATAGACAAAACTACCGATCGGGAAAAACGACAGCGCATTCAAAAACGCTTTCAAAACCTCCTCATCATATTGTGAGGACTCCCGCCGTAAAACATTTAATAAGCCTGTTGAAGGGTCTTCGGCCTTTTTATATTTGCGTTCGCCGGTCATTGCTTCATAAGAACAGACAACCGCCAGAATCTTTCCATAAAGAGAAATCTTTTCACCGGTCAGCTTTTGAGGGTATCCCGTACCGTTTTCACGCTCATGATGATCGAGCGTTCCTAAGCAAATCGGTAATGGAAACTTTGCTTTTTTTAATATTTTACAAGACAGCACAGGATGCACATATAAGTACTTTTTTTCTTCATCTGATAATTCACCCGCTCTGGAATAAATATCTTCGGAAATATGAATAAGACCTATCTCATGCATCAAGGCTGCGGTTGCCAAATCAACCAGCTGGTGCCTTTGCATTTTGAGTTCCATACCGATTACAATGGCAAAAACCGCCGAACGGAGCGAATGGGTAACAAGGAAATTGTCTACATCATACGGCATAATAGATTGCAAAATAAGTACTGACTGCCGGTTTTCTTGTACAAAAGTGCAAAATTCCTTCATCTTAGCAATTACCTTTTCGGTATTGAGAGCTTGCTTGTTACGGTATGCGCCATACACCTCGTCAGTAAAAGTATAGAATCTTTGATAAGTCTTTTCTACCAATTCTCCCGAAAGTTTTTGCTCGGGTACAGCTTGAACATTACCATTTGCACCGAGCTTTTCACCGCTCTTATCTTCCTTTTTTTGAGGATCTGTCTCGGTTACAATCCCTTTTGTATACAGAATCGTAAACTGCCATTCGGAAAGGAGTCTTTTTAATTCCTCCGTAAAGCAGCTTTCCCTTGTAAATAATAAAACCTTTTTATCAATGTACACATCCTCCGTAAAATATACGGGAGTTTTTAGCTCTAAAAGTTTCAATGTATTCACTTAAATACGCTCCTGTAGTACACTGAAAGTGCGATTAAAAAATTCGCACCATCTATTTATAGATTATAGGAGATTTTGAATGAAATTAAAAGTGCTTATTATTATCTTTAATGCTATCCTGTTAACTATCTTCTTTACAGTGCTTTCTTTTTCATTCTTTACTGCCGGTACTGAATTTATCGGCAGCTTTTTTAAAAACTATTGGATATTCGTCCTGTTTTTTACGATTCTCTTTCTGGGAATGAATATGTTCTTTATCAACAACTGGAAACTCATAACAACCCTTGAAGCTGAAGATTAGCCCGCGCTTTCCCTTTATTTGGAAACGGAAATTTTTGAAAAGCACCATCTTACCGCCAAAAAAGTGCAGCTACTGTGTGAAATCAGTATTTTATTGGGAGATTTTGAGATATTAAGGCGGCTCGAACGCGTACTAGAGGACTATAAACCTGAATATATCAGAACTTTTGCTCCTCATTTCGCGGCGGCTAAGCTGCTTTCAAATGATTATCAAGGGCTTGCCGAGTTTATGACTCATATTGTCGGAAGCCCCCATAAAACTTCTCCGTGGATATCATTTTATGACGCATTCTCAGCACAAATGTTGAAGCGTTACCACGAGGCGGCAGAAAAATTCGCGCGTATGTTGGAAACGGAACAAGAACCGTTTGTTCGATTGCTTGGTGTTTATTTTATGGCATGCGGATTATATCATTACATTGATGTGCACAAAGACGAAGCAGATAAAAGAATCGAAGAAGAAAAACGAAAATTAAAAAAACGTTCATTGCAACAGTGGAAAAAATACGCTCAGAAAGAAAAACAAAATATACATATACTTGTTCTCACAAAAGCAATCGATGATGCACTGATATGGCTTTTTAAAGAAGATGAACTACCGAGGCAAACACCTCAGACGGTTTCTTAACAGCCTGATACATTTGCCCGTCCTTGTATAACTGCTCAACCGCGGAGCATTTTTTTAATGGAGCCGAAAACACCGCGGGTAATTTCCCGTCCAACCGAACGGGTGATACTGTCAACCAAAATTCTTCCCAATCTATCAGTGGTACTTTGATTTTTCCGTTTTGCAGCCTCTTCCAGCCTTAACTTTGCCGCTTCCGCCCTTGCTTTGGCGTTTTCGGCTCGTATAAGCGCAGCTTCTTCTTTTGCCTTTGCCGCGTTTTCTTTTGCAAGCTGTTTTTCTTCGGCTTGGCGCGTTGCAGCTTCAGCTTGTTCGCTAAACTGTTTGGTAAGAATCTCGTAGGCGGATTCACGGTCTACCGGATCCTTGTATTTATATAAAAGAGGAGACTCTTCTACCAGTGCTGTGATTTTAACACTGTCGATTACGCCCATTTTACTGTGAGGAGGAACAATCATTGTCCGCTGCGTTATGGAAGGGCTGCCGTCCTGCTGTAAAACGGAAACAAGCGCTTCGCCGGTTTTAAGCTGCGTAATAACTTGAGCGGTGTCGAATGCAGGATTGACGCGGAAGGTCTCGGCTGCAAGGCGTATGGCTTTTGCGTCCTTAGGAGTAAACGCCCTCAACGCATGCTGAATCTTATTTCCCAGCTGACCGAGGATCGCTTCGGGAATATCGACGGAATTTTGAGTAACAAAAAAGACCGCAACGCCCTTCGATCGGATTAAACGCATGATTTGTTCAATCTTTTGAAGTAAAATCTTTGAGCCGTTATCAAACAACAAGTGAGCTTCATCAAAGAAAAAAACAATTTTCGGTTTTTCAGCATCACCGATTTCCGGAAGATTTTCGTAAAGCTCGGATAAGAACCATAGTAAAAAGGTTGAATACAGCATGGGCTTTTGGTACAGTTTGACGGCATTTAATATATTGATATAGCCTCGCCCGTCCGATGTTTGCTTAAAAAAATCATTGATATCTAAAGCCGGTTCTCCGAAAAAATTATCCGCTCCTTCATTTTCGAGCGTTAAAAGATTCCGCTGAATTGCTCCTATCGATGTGTCGGAGATATTACCGTATTTTAATTTTAAATCCTGCTTATTTTCACTGATATAATGGAGCATCGCTTTAAGATCCTTTAAATCCAACAGCAATAGCCCGTCCTCATCCGCGACACGGAACGCGATATTCAATACGCCGGTTTGCACTTCGTTAAGGTCTAAAAGGCGCGAAAGCAACAGCGGCCCCATTTCGGAAATCGTAGTGCGTACGGGATGCCCCGTTTCTTGCAAGATACTCCACATCCGCACGGGATAACTTTTGAATTCAAAGTTTGAAATATGTAAGAGACTGAGCCGTTCTTGCAGTTTAACGCTCGATTCGCCTTTTTCGGCAAAACCGCACAGGTCGCCTTTCACATCCGGTAAAAACACCGATACACCTAAATCGCTGAATGCTTCAGCAATTACTTTGAGCGTAACGGTCTTTCCGGTACCGGTAGCCCCTGTAATAAGTCCGTGTCTATTCGCCCTCATCGGTAAAAGTTCAACCGTAGTTTCACCGCGGCCTAAAAAAATTGCTTCGCTCATAATGCTTCCTTAAAGTAATAGTATGAAAAAAGGATT from Treponema vincentii harbors:
- a CDS encoding HD-GYP domain-containing protein, whose product is MNTLKLLELKTPVYFTEDVYIDKKVLLFTRESCFTEELKRLLSEWQFTILYTKGIVTETDPQKKEDKSGEKLGANGNVQAVPEQKLSGELVEKTYQRFYTFTDEVYGAYRNKQALNTEKVIAKMKEFCTFVQENRQSVLILQSIMPYDVDNFLVTHSLRSAVFAIVIGMELKMQRHQLVDLATAALMHEIGLIHISEDIYSRAGELSDEEKKYLYVHPVLSCKILKKAKFPLPICLGTLDHHERENGTGYPQKLTGEKISLYGKILAVVCSYEAMTGERKYKKAEDPSTGLLNVLRRESSQYDEEVLKAFLNALSFFPIGSFVYLSNNTVAQVIDNNSEDPRFPIVRIIDKSAKGAFSEAIRTSMEGIRIMRPARKEEWIAALGKGKKEK
- a CDS encoding helicase HerA-like domain-containing protein translates to MSEAIFLGRGETTVELLPMRANRHGLITGATGTGKTVTLKVIAEAFSDLGVSVFLPDVKGDLCGFAEKGESSVKLQERLSLLHISNFEFKSYPVRMWSILQETGHPVRTTISEMGPLLLSRLLDLNEVQTGVLNIAFRVADEDGLLLLDLKDLKAMLHYISENKQDLKLKYGNISDTSIGAIQRNLLTLENEGADNFFGEPALDINDFFKQTSDGRGYINILNAVKLYQKPMLYSTFLLWFLSELYENLPEIGDAEKPKIVFFFDEAHLLFDNGSKILLQKIEQIMRLIRSKGVAVFFVTQNSVDIPEAILGQLGNKIQHALRAFTPKDAKAIRLAAETFRVNPAFDTAQVITQLKTGEALVSVLQQDGSPSITQRTMIVPPHSKMGVIDSVKITALVEESPLLYKYKDPVDRESAYEILTKQFSEQAEAATRQAEEKQLAKENAAKAKEEAALIRAENAKARAEAAKLRLEEAAKRKNQSTTDRLGRILVDSITRSVGREITRGVFGSIKKMLRG